ACATCAACTGTGCACACACTCGAGTCCTTCTCGTTGCTCCTCGAGGTCTGGTTGTTGGGGTCGCTGATTTTTTTCTTTTGGCAGCCAACTGTAatcttctgctcctctggTGGGAACTGGTCATCTGGAATCTTGAACGTGTACTCGTTGGCGTTGGAGCTTTTCATCCACCACGTCTTCTCGTAATTCGGTAAAATGCCCCCGTACGCCTCCGTGCAAGAGTCTGCCGCATCCGTTTTATCTGCCGTGACACAATAGTTTTCATCAAATTTAGTGGGCAGAACTTGTCCTGCGGTACCGCATACGAGAGTGAAGCTGTTCTTCtcaggagagagagtgacGGTTTGGTGTACTTTGTTGCTATTTACTCCGAAGGCACATGTAACGGTTTGCTCCTTCGTCGCACTGGCTCTCGCCTGAAGAGTCACCGCCACCTTCATGCTATCctttttgccttcttctaTGCAACCCACAATGAATTTTTCGTCCACGAAGGGGAAATTTTCAGGCGGAATGGTCAGTTTCTTAGAGGTAAAGTCCGGGACACTGTCGCCATTCTGCCACTGTAGAGATGGGGAACCATTAAGAAGGGAGTTGATATCTACAGATGTAACGGTTTTGACCGCAGTTTGTTTGCATTCGTAGAGTGACGTTATGGTCACAGGACAGACTGTGTTGTCCTGTAGATTGTCAGGGGCGCATTTTAAGTGTGTAGCGTTGCAGCTAATCTGCAGACCATTTTGTTGCTCCGAGACGATCGCCGTAACGTCTGGGTTCTGTACAGTCTGGTTTCTGCAAGTGCACTTCGTCACAGCTCCTTCAACCACACACGTTGGATCAGAGGGGGGTGTTTCTCCACCCTGCGCCTTCGCATATACTGCAAAAGAGACATAGCCAGAGCGCACAAAAGTGCTCACAAACAACGCCAAAACGGTTAGTCCCATCCGCAGTCCAAGCCCCCGGAAAAATTGCGACCCCCTGCAGGGGGTCACCGATCCTGGACAGCGCACACAAGAAGAATTTCCCATTTTGGAACAAACACAATGGCTCACACTTTCCACAAGGGTTAAACCAGTCCGTCAATACTGAAAAAAAATGAGAGCACCGTGCACAAGATAGTTGGTTGAAAGTTTTCGGCGTTGACAGAGTGGCGAAAACCGCGTCAGCATGCGTGAAACTGGAGGGAAGGGGTATCCGACTCGGAGACAGGCCGCCTTCACGGCCCTTGACCCAGGTGGGTATTTAGTCCAGGGAACGGAGACTGTTGGATTATCTAAAAAAGGATCAAACGCCGCTGTTGCAAATTCATTAGTATAATCTGCAGCAAAGCTCGATGCTTCTCGtggtttcctgtttcttgtgTGGCTGGTGCCGCCCCCCTTTGCCGCAAGACAGCCGACCATAGAGCGGAAACCGTAGCAACCCAACATCGAACTATTCGGAGCGCCTGCGCCGTTGACGGTTCATGGCGTTGAAGCGGTTCTGGTCCGCTGCAACAAACGGACAGATGGAATGGTTTGCACACATGCATGATGAAGACTGACTCGGAGGTCAGGTACAGTTTTTGCGATTTTCTTGGTTGTGCTGTGTGGAAGTCGTCGATAGAAGCTGCGTCTCCGAAGGTGACAGATAATGAACATTCGTGGCGCGCTCATGCTTTGTATTCAACTTTCTTGCACCACAGTGCTACCTGGGAAAATTCGTAAGCTTTCGCTCAGCAATCTGCCTCCTGGGAAGAGTTGTCTACGTTGAAATAAGGGTATGTTTCCTCATACACAGGAATGCGTCTAAATACCGCGCGATGAAACTCTGTGTTAGCCTTCAGCACTTTCTGTCACTCTTGTTCTTTCATGCCCGCCATTGCCATCGATCACTCTGGTGACGCATGTATCAGATGCATTTCCTTCTGCGGCGTCGCTGAATCAATGCTGCAAAACCTGAAGAACAAGTTCGCCTCCAAAATTGCCGTGGAATTTGACAGAGTCTGAGGGAGAGTCTCGCTAGGTCACTGGAGGTGGTAGCGGTGACCAGGGGAACAACGAACGCGACTGCACAAACTATGAATGAGGTCCTTTTTGATGCATACGGATTTTCGCAATACAGCAAAAAAAGCCCTTCACGAGTATATGTGTAGCGCCGCTGCTCTTGTACTCCAGGTGACACTGTCGGGACAGGATAGACATCAGAAAGACAATGACAGAGAATCGTCGCTTCTGATAAGACCCTGGTCGCGCCAGCCGTTGTGGAGAAACAAAAAGTGGCACTCTACTCGAAATTTAACCCACCCCCTACAAAACGATTGCGGAGACAATCCCCACCAACGAGAGTAAGAAAGCACTCACGCCACCAAACGCAGCAGATGAAGCAGTGGATGGGGAAATCGTCACATCAACAGTGCACACTGTCGAATTCGCTTCTTCAGGGGTGGTCCTTTTCCCCTGACTCTGAGCAGGAGGGGCCgcttgtgtcttcttctggcaGCCAACTGTAATTTTCTGCTCCTCTGATGGGAACTCCCCATCCGGAACCTGGAACGTGAACTCATTGATGTTTGCGGTTGACCACCACGTCTGTTTGTAATTCGGGAAAATGTCTGTGTACGCGCCCGTGCAATGGGCAGCAGCTTCGTTCCCGTTTTCACTGACACAGTAGGCCTCATTGTATTTAGTCGGCAGaacttctccttcgctgccaCAGACCAGAGTGAAGCTGTTTTTCCCAGGACTCAGCGTGATGGTTTGGTGTTTTGCATTGCTTTGCGTTCCGTAGGCACATTTGACAGTTTGTTTTTGAGTTGAACTTGCTCTCGCTTGAAGTGTCACTGCCACCTTCATTGTCGTAGTGTCAGTCTTTAAGCAACCGACAACGAATTTGCGGTCCACAAAGGGGAAGTTCTCTCGGGGGATGGTCAACCGCTTAGTGGTGTACTCGCTGTCTTCGCAAGACTGCCAGGATATTTTGGGGGAACCGATGAGAAGCGAATTGACATCGAAAGGCGTATTagcgtttttttcctccgGTTTTTTGCAGTCCTTCAGTGCTGTAGTGGTTGCTGGACACACTAGATTTGTACCCAGGCCGTCAGGAGCACACTGCTGTTCAGTCTGTTGACAGCCAATTTCGAGAAcatttttttcttcagagaggGTTGCTGTGAGTGCCTCATTTTCAGCTGATTCTTGGCTCTTGCAAGTGCACTTGGTCGCAGTCTCACCAACCACACAGCTTGGGCCAGATGCAGCCTCTGGCCCGCTTGTGGCTCTGACACCGACGGGAAAATGCAAAAAGTCAAACAAGGCAAATGCTAGCACAACACTAACGAGCACACGTAGTCCTTTCTGCACTCCCAGTCTCCGGGAAGTCGGGTGGAGGTTGCAGGTGGCTCCGGAACCCGGGCAGTacacaggagaagaaaccgcCATATTACACGCTACACACTCCCACACCTTGTACGGTGAAAAGACAGGGTAGACCTGCACGGCCGAAGACAGACGAATATGCTGCAATGCCTGCGCCCGAACGTTTTGTGTGTTGTGATGGGACATCAACGtgcacagaggaaaggaTAACGTTGAAATGAGTTACTTGCTCCTCGTACCGAGTCGCTCTTCCAGCCCGGGGAACCGCgagttttcgtctctcaAGGCACGCGGTGTTGTCCTTGCTTAAAGAATCCAGAGAGAATTcgttccttcgcttctttctgctcttaCTTTATCCACCTTCCCCATCGTTTTTGTGGCCGAGTCGTCGGGAAAAGGGGCGATCGCTCCCGCAAGACCACCGCCAACGGGTGTGCGGCCGGGGACGGTGGAACAGAACACCCAGGCTAGCGGTACCACACGCCGTTGCAGTGTAAATTGTCTTTGGGGCTTACCTCCACCCAAGTAGAGATAGTCGCTGTTGAAACTAACTCACGGTTCACATATGTATTGTTTAACATAGCTGATTAGTTTTAGGTTCGATATTCTGTACCAACACACCTAAAAtcgtgatgtctttttgATACGTGAAACTAACCCACAGTCCAACCCTGTATGGTTTAACTCGGTTAATTAGTTCTAGGTTCGATATTCGGTACTAACGGCTTTAAAAACATGAGGCCTTTCGGTACGTGACGAACGGTGTGTTCACATACACCCTTCGCCCTCCAGGTGCACTTCGTCCCAACTGCGCCCCTACCGTGGATCTACAATCAGCAGGCACAACAGGCACTTCTTGACCTACATCTTCAGCCGTCGGAAAAACACATGGATAATGAGACAGCACGAACGTGCTCACAAACAGTTCCAAGACCGTTGGTCCGATTTGCACTCTTAAACCGCGGGAAAATCGGGACACTGCACACGAGGGCACGGACTCGCCAGCAGCGCACACGGTAGGAAAACCCCATGGTGAAAGCAAGACAATTTCACGCTTTCCGCAAGTGAGAATTTTGTCCACGAGTCTTGCAGAGACCTGAAAACATCAATGACTCAGTCGTTTGCTGAAGAACTGGTTTCCATGGACGGAAAGCCGACGGCATGCAGGACCTCAATGGGAAGGGATGCCCGTTTCAAGCTTTTTATCGATTATGCGATGTGTTCACTTAAAACAGATTACTGGGttcgaaacagagaaacacacactAGTTCTTCCGTTGCACTGCTCTGCTCTTTAACAAATATGCCTCCATTTCTCGTAGCTACTCGTTTCAGAAGCCAGGGGATTCGCGGGCCTTGCCACAGGGCATCCGAGCATTGAGTTGGAAGACCGGGGGTTGCGTAATCcggtttttcgtctttcaaCTGCCAAATGAACTGCATCCTGAAGTGAGTGCTTCGAACTGAGAGCAGTCAGCCCCGAGAGGGGGTCCTTTGTAGGCTCGTTCTGGGCTTTTACACTACGAAATGGATTCCTGGTTGAGATCGTGAGGGTCTCCAGCCGGATGCCCAACAAGTCAACGCACAGTGTTAGAGTATCGTGCGTGACCCTTGTTCTATTCTGCTTGCGTGAACTACATTTTGGCATTCAGTTCGAGAAAATGTGGGGGAAAAGGCAATCTAAAGGCCCTGCTGTCGACAGTGTTCCTCAGTGTCGTTTAATTGTCCGGATTCATGACAATTCACGTTTCCAGAGATGAGAGTGTCGAGTAAACTTCACAGGCGGGGCATGGGACAGGCATGAAGCTGACCCCGAAGAGGATGGTTGTTTCTGCAAATCAAAGATCAATGTTGGTGTCTGTGTGGGGATTTCTCTGCTGGAGTCGAGCGATCTTGTTTGTGGCTCCATCAACTTCCACACTCGACGATCATCATCCGACAAGAAATTCCCTACATTTGGACTGTCATCATACAGTCGGAACAGACGAGCGTGCCGGCCTCTTGTCGCCAGTCCATCTCTCTTTTACCGATTCACAGTAGTCAACCACACATGAGGTAGCGAGGACACTCAGTGCCACGTACGCCTGAAAGAATGTGCACCAGGCAAAGGTTGCGTTGTCAGCAGTTCGCTTTGGTTCTTGGGAAACGGCCTCCTACCACCCATTACACATTGGTAAAAAAATGCCATTTCCTCCGTGCACACACGGTGTTCATAGCGTAAAGATCGTAGCTAGGACATGAACTGTAATTATCACATGATATGTAGACATTGTCTGTGTGCAAATAATCCGCGATCCAGAACAGTATACTTTAAATCGAATTAGCTAGTATCTGTTCCCACCTGCCTCCTTCTGGTCTCTCTACATCTGCGCCTGTAGAGGCTCCCTGGACAATCGCTCGAAGCCGGCTTCTGCAGAGTCAGACGCTCTTATTTCCCCTGCGCTAGTGACCTCTGCGACTTTATCGTATTCAGGTCACACACGGGATTGCCACCGGTTCGTCAACAGAAGATATGTACCTGATCTCTGATAGTACCATGGTGTAAATAAGGAAAAATCACCTCCAATGGATACAAACCAAGATATGCGGCCTTACTGGGAAAAAACTGTTTCTACAGCTGGATTAGGGTCCTTTTagtcttcctcatcttccttCCTGCTGTTCCTCATCATCTggcctctcccgcctttACAATGCCCCAGGCTGCTCCTTACAttccgtctctccccttccacaagaaaaaaacgcgtcttctttctctggcgACCCATCATCATCGGTTGCAGCCCTGCCTGGAAAtactcttctccttccttctcctttctcgtcgtgCTTCTCGTGATCGTCGCGCAGATCTTCTTCCCTCGATCTGTCTTCTTATGCCACCTGTGCCCCCACCCTGGTTCCTCCCAGTCCCCTCAGCACAGATATTTCGTCCTGAACATGAAGATGGATAATTCAcacttctctccgttttttgctgtgcatgcactttctAAATCTCCACTTGCAAAGGgatctttcttctgtttgtgCTGCCGGTTGTGAACGCATCCCAGTTCTCCCCTCGCCTTGTCTTTAGACCGGCATCATCCATGGAGCATCATGGAGTGAATGTAACGTGGATCCCATACACGAGCTGTAGATGGCCTTCACGAATCTTGAAACATCGAAGTCGATAGGTGAAACGTGCAATGCTTGAACATTACACCTGCTACACCTCGCTGCCCAACACCAAGGCAGTGTCTGTGCCTATCGTTCCCCTATGTCTTGTTGCAGAGAAAAATGTTGTTCTGCATCAGCTGCTGCCGCAGGGCTTCAAACAACaacgtttctttcttccctgcgAATTTTCCATGGGAGCACGGTACCATCCGATTCGGTGTGGTGCCATGGGAACTGAAACCATCCGAAAGTCCAACAGTATCTTTTCATGCTCTTGAAATTTCATTGACAAGTCGATGACCTAACTACCAAAGAAACAccggcgggagagagaatgaCTTTCAATGCCGCATATCCAGCGCTAGTAAGGTCCTTGTCTGTGCTGGGAATGTTTCTGGGTAAGTCCGTGCTTACGACAAAAGTGAAATGGCTGCTGGTTTATATCCCGCAAATCAGATGCGTTTTAGGTCGATGGAATTTATACAGGACGCTGGAGCGTGGACCGTGTAGGCAGTTTCCGTGTTTATTGTCAATTCCAGTTCACAAGCAAAGAGCCGCAGATTGTGGGAGATGTTGACATCTGCCGATGAATGCGCCGAGAAGGTTTCAACTGTTCACTCAATGCATGTCTCATCCTAGCGAGGATAATTTGTCTGCcgctcttctgtctcacAACCCTCGCCAGAGTCCTAGGGTCGCGTTGTTTTCAGACGTTTACAGACAGAGTAGGTTCTGTTATATTTCAGAAGTTGACAGGCTCAAGAACAGAGAAcgacgctgcatgcattaGATGTCGAGCATCGAGGCTCACTCGCCTGCCGAAATTCGCGTTTCCGGAAACCGGAAAACTCTCTACGTGCATGTCAGAACATGGGTCGACTTCGGAGTGACAAGCCAACGGTGTAAGTTCGACCTCACGATGCCGAACACACACTGTGTTTGATGAGAGTCCTCCCGTCAGGCGCATCTCTACACATTGCAAGCGCCAGACTTCTTCTACATCTGTCAACGCGTTGGTTCCTGCAGATTTGCAGCAGCTCAAGAACCAAGTTCTCTACCTCAGGGCCGGGAGGAGaagccttcttttcttgaaAGCGACAGCATGCAAGTTTCTTCGACGcacacgagagaagcgcTGGCAAGCGCAGAGAACGCGTTTAAAGAAAGGACGCTGCAGTCCGACTTCTTTGTCCCTTTTCGGGATTCCGCAGCAGAAAATTCACAAAGGCGTCTCTCGGAAGGCAGGTATTCGCggcctcctttttcctttccggCTGTTGCATTTCCTCTCGAAGTGACGGAGACAGCATGCACAGGTGGTTCTCCATCggccagcgaagagagcTGTTTTCCACGCGTTGAACTGGAAGGAACGTTTGCGACTTGTTCTGAGTCAGCCTTCTTGATACAGAGGTCTTCTCTTTGAAATACGTTGCTCCCTCTCCGTTCACTTCCCTGAaactctcctttcttcgtcgttttcgcGTCGGCCGCGATCCCCGCCTCATCGGGAAAAGCGCGTCGGTCGCGGAGTCACCGAACTGGCGTGGATGTGCAAGGATTTTTACTTCATCTCTTGCACTTGCTCGTCTTTCACTTGACAGTCAATGCCTCTGGAACTCCAGAAACAGAAGCGTTCCGCCAGTAGCGCCGCAAAATGCAGACAACAGTGAGCATTCCGTGTGCTTGGAGGCACAACACCCTCTTTTCATCTCTGTGCCCTCCTCAGTTGAAGAGTCACCGTCAACTTGTTCGACGGAAGGACCGGCGGGGGcattctctgctgtctcgacaacgaagagagacgcgaaagtTACCTTTCATCCTTTGCTCCCAGGACGATTCCACTCCTGCGGGTCTCCCCTCTTTTGCTGCTCGgtcctcctcttttccccaGGGTCGCGGGTCTTCTGATCACGTTTCTTCTgactctcttgtctctgcgtcATGCTTTCCCgcgttgctttcttcttcttcgacttctcccgtttctcaGCGAGTGCCGCGTTGTCTTCCGCCGCCGGTCTCTCCCGCCGCCACTCCCCGGTCCGGCGCgcagtcttcttcgttgtaTTTCGTTTTTTCGGCTAAAAGAAGGATTTGTTTCCAGCGTCTTCTTGCTCATTCTTCAAGAACAGCACCAGAGTACCGGACTCCAGGTCCTCTCTTTTTGCATGACCTCACACAGCCCaagttctctctgtctcgttgtctctctcctttctctctcgcgccgaCTCAACGCATCGCTCTCCATAGTCGACGGATAAGGCCGTCTGCACAacctgccttctctctcgcgccttcgtcctctcctgctccgtgctcggcttcgtcttctcctcctccgtcttctgctcctttttcttctcatcctcttttttctccttctgcctgTCATCCTCGGTTTtctgcgtcgttttcttcctctccttcgcctccttctgcttctcgcagTCGGAAAGTGCACCTCATCGACGACCCTGGAGACTGCGACGCGATTCTGGAtgagctcttcttcgctccgtcctcctctgctcttcttctcccgcccTCTCCCCTCACCACTCACCTCATGGTCCACAGGCAAatgtcctcttcgtctctctcctcctcctccttctcctcctcctccttctcctcctcctccttctcttcgtcctcctctgcttctccgtcgacgtcttctccctttctctctggggACTTTTCTCGACAGCTGGTGGCGCTGGACTGCGAGGGAGTGACGCTCGGCAGATTCGGTCGCGTCTGCACAGTGCAGCTGGCGACGCCTACGCACACGTTGCTCCTCGACGCCCTCAAACCTGGCGTTGTGGGAGGGAACCGGAAGTTGAAGGACGTTCTAGAATCGCCTCATATTGTCAAGGTGCGTTTTGGGCGGCCATGACCAGTGCCCCTCTCTTACGAACTTCAGcgactgcttctctctctctctctctctgtctctctctgtctctgtctctgtctctctctgtctctctgtctctctgtctctctctctgtttctgtctgtctctgtttctgtctgtctctgtctctctgtctctgtctctctgtctctgtctctctgtctctctctgtctctctctgtctctgtctctctctgtctctcacaCACCCAGTGCCCACAGCGGACTCACGGCGGGTGTGTGTCGACGCTGAAGTCGTCTGAAACTCTTCGCTCGCGCAAAGAAGGCTGGCGGGAGAATCCGAACACAGCACTGTGTACTCGACTCAACGCTGCAGGAGTGACTGCAGTTCAGTACTCCTCGGTTAGAGGTTTTCTGCGTCGATCGACTGAAAGGCCTGGTCTGAAGAAGCGAATGTGGAAAAAGCGTCTGACTGAAAAAAGCctggtctcttctctctctccgtcggaCGGATCGGGGAGACTAGAGACACACAGCCTCGCTCTTGGCACCAGGCCGGTGAAACAGGTGGAAGGGTCTCCACGCTATGTGattctttgtcttcctttTGCCTGTAATCACtttgagaagaaaagaaaaactctTCACAAGTCCTCTTCcgctcgctcttcttcttgccttcGCGTCCCCCGGGctctgctgcctcctcgAGATGTTCAAAGACTACTCGCTTTCGAGCTGTtgcttcctccctctccctctccttcttctctctccttctcttcttctctctccttctcgtcttctctctccttctctctccttcccttcttctcgtcttctctcttcgtctctctgcttctcgtttttttgcCTTTGCCGtctgttctctttgtcgaggacttctcctctctcctgcctgTGTCTCGCCGCGCGTCGATGTGTGTGTCTGGAGTTTCTCGACCCTGCCGACCTTCAGGTTTGTCACGACTGTCGCGAAGACGCCTCTGCGCTTCTTCACCAACACACCATTCGCCTGAGAAACGTCTTCGATACGCAGGTCAGGGACAAACTCCAGAGCCTCGTGCGTCGCCGTTTCTTCCACCGCGCCTGGAGACCTGGCCGCCGCCAGCCTTCGTCTCAGCCAGTGGCTCCCCGACGGACTGCTTCAGTCAGCTGAAAGAGTTCTggacttctctgtcttgtcttctcgccGCGTGTATGCTCGCTTCCGCTCGACTTGTCGGATCGGCCGAGCAGGTTCTCCGTTCGTAGGCTCCCCTCAAGCCAAGCTCCTTTCCTCGACAGCCTCTGAGGGCTCGGCATGGCTGGAGAACGTTTGAAGTGAattcttgttcttctcagGTCGCGCATCAAATATGGAGTGAGCAAAAGGAAGGCGCCCTCTTTcaagcgtctctctctgagttGTTTCGGAGCTTCTTAAATCTCCGGTAGGCCTTCGTTTCCATCCGTCAATATGCACGGCCTCTATATTCCCAAGCATTTATGTACTCATCTGCGTGTATGTATTGTGTGTGTTGCTGCGGCCACCTAGGATGGACAGCATGAACTGTACAGCGACACAGACATacacaatatatatatatatacatatacatatacatatacatatatatatatatatatatatatggcatatatgtatatatatgtatggctatatatatatatatatatatatatatatatattggtaAACATGTTTATGTATACGGTTGACTATGGAGT
This Toxoplasma gondii ME49 chromosome VIII, whole genome shotgun sequence DNA region includes the following protein-coding sequences:
- the SRS30C gene encoding SAG-related sequence SRS30C (encoded by transcript TGME49_273120~Gene product name based on ToxoDB Community Expert Annotation.~Predicted trans-membrane domain (TMHMM2.0):24-47) translates to MGNSSCVRCPGSVTPCRGSQFFRGLGLRMGLTVLALFVSTFVRSGYVSFAVYAKAQGGETPPSDPTCVVEGAVTKCTCRNQTVQNPDVTAIVSEQQNGLQISCNATHLKCAPDNLQDNTVCPVTITSLYECKQTAVKTVTSVDINSLLNGSPSLQWQNGDSVPDFTSKKLTIPPENFPFVDEKFIVGCIEEGKKDSMKVAVTLQARASATKEQTVTCAFGVNSNKVHQTVTLSPEKNSFTLVCGTAGQVLPTKFDENYCVTADKTDAADSCTEAYGGILPNYEKTWWMKSSNANEYTFKIPDDQFPPEEQKITVGCQKKKISDPNNQTSRSNEKDSSVCTVDVTIAPSAASSASVSAMAILLLSSVGIVSSIVL
- the SRS30D gene encoding SAG-related sequence SRS30D (encoded by transcript TGME49_273110~Gene product name based on ToxoDB Community Expert Annotation.~Predicted trans-membrane domain (TMHMM2.0):71-94), whose translation is MSHHNTQNVRAQALQHIRLSSAVQVYPVFSPYKVWECVACNMAVSSPVYCPGSGATCNLHPTSRRLGVQKGLRVLVSVVLAFALFDFLHFPVGVRATSGPEAASGPSCVVGETATKCTCKSQESAENEALTATLSEEKNVLEIGCQQTEQQCAPDGLGTNLVCPATTTALKDCKKPEEKNANTPFDVNSLLIGSPKISWQSCEDSEYTTKRLTIPRENFPFVDRKFVVGCLKTDTTTMKVAVTLQARASSTQKQTVKCAYGTQSNAKHQTITLSPGKNSFTLVCGSEGEVLPTKYNEAYCVSENGNEAAAHCTGAYTDIFPNYKQTWWSTANINEFTFQVPDGEFPSEEQKITVGCQKKTQAAPPAQSQGKRTTPEEANSTVCTVDVTISPSTASSAAFGGVSAFLLSLVGIVSAIVL
- a CDS encoding 3'-5' exonuclease domain-containing protein (encoded by transcript TGME49_273100), translating into MQTTVSIPCAWRHNTLFSSLCPPQLKSHRQLVRRKDRRGHSLLSRQRRETRKLPFILCSQDDSTPAGLPSFAARSSSFPQGRGSSDHVSSDSLVSASCFPALLSSSSTSPVSQRVPRCLPPPVSPAATPRSGAQSSSLYFVFSAKRRICFQRLLAHSSRTAPEYRTPGPLFLHDLTQPKFSLSRCLSPFSLAPTQRIALHSRRIRPSAQPAFSLAPSSSPAPCSASSSPPPSSAPFSSHPLFSPSACHPRFSASFSSSPSPPSASRSRKVHLIDDPGDCDAILDELFFAPSSSALLLPPSPLTTHLMVHRQMSSSSLSSSSFSSSSFSSSSFSSSSSASPSTSSPFLSGDFSRQLVALDCEGVTLGRFGRVCTVQLATPTHTLLLDALKPGVVGGNRKLKDVLESPHIVKVCHDCREDASALLHQHTIRLRNVFDTQVAHQIWSEQKEGALFQASLSELFRSFLNLRDGGMSKQAKSAMEADPSVWCQRPLPTDLLRYAVFGVSHLLDLAHVLSFHLSSCNEVIRRSCEVYLPYRHLNSHLNSPAEIASPGAVIQGMVAARTCAGLTLKLNCGRNGVVSTPAALSRFHDVKLGDIVDVQVASVSQDGQTVYLDRYDSLYNYWNLKERPRTRHQTAMALTSESQVDPLLLLTPDEDEGS